DNA from Garra rufa chromosome 5, GarRuf1.0, whole genome shotgun sequence:
aagccatataagTCTTAAAACCCAGCATTACCTTTAAGTAAACTAATCAGAACTGCAACATTAACTAGCTCTTTGAATAGTTGTTACAAACACCTACACAGCACAATTTCACAAACCTTTGCCTTTTCTTCTGACATCATATGAAGCTCTTGTTCTCCCATCCAGGCCTCAGCCTCTGCAGCATCTGCGTAAAACTGTTGCGCTCGGTTAGCCTCTTCTAGCCTCAAGTTCCTCTGCTCCGTCTCAGAAATCAAAAGGGCCCACAATTCCCTCAACTCCGCCAGACGCCCGTCAAGAGCAGTTCTCCTCTCCCTGTCCATCTCTGACTCCTTTCCAGGGGACATGCTCCTTCCATGAGCCTGGATGTCATCAATACGGGGCTGATGACCCTGAATCTCTTTCTGCAGAGTCTGGGAAAGTGAAAAAGAAATTGGAAAAGGTTACTGAGATGATCAAAAGTAAACACTTTTTATagcttcaaaaacactgattgatTACCTGATTCTTTTTGATGAGCAGCTGGACACTGGGCAGATCTTTACCGTGGTCTGTGGACGTGGCGAGAGGCATCCTCTCCTTCACCCATAACTTTAGACAAAAACACAGTTGCTCTCAGAACTTCATTTTTCCAAAAGAATATTgcttatatgtatatgtatatgtatgagtacacaaaaaaaaattggtgTAGGATTTAACTGCAACAATTTTCCCCAgatattaaacatgaaattttaaagtagaaagacAGAGAAAGTATTTTCTTTGTAACATGAACTCCAATATTTCATAACTATGAAAAATCCTTTTTTACAGCGTGGGAGTGTTTGCATGTGACTCACAATTTCATCCTCAAGGTCTCTGTTGAACTGATGAGCCTCTTTTGAAGCAAGGAGACGCTGCCTTCGCTCTTTTAGAGGGTCCTGCAGTTGAGAGAAGCTGTCTGTCACCCTTCTTTGCTGCCCATCCACCTCCATTATCCCAGAATCCTCTTGGGCCAAGGCCAGAGCTTGCGTCTGCAGAGACTGGACCTCTTTCTCACGCACCTCCATCTGATGCTCCAGCATCTGAGacacagggtcacatatggggtAATTAGGTTTAAAACATCTCAGCTTACACAGAATAaagcatattttatatataactgAACATCCAAATGTCCCACAGACTACAAGAGGGTTTGATTTCACACTGAAGTGATCTGTGAGTATCTTGATCGAACAATCTTTCTATTTGGCTTTGGATTTACCTGGTGTTTCTTGAGCAGGATGTTGACACTGGTGAGATCTTTTCCAAAGTCATCGCTTTGGAGTTGAGAGGACAGGTTTTGGAGCCAGGAGTCCAGCGCTGAGCAGCTCTGCGTGAAAAGTTCAGCTCGGTTAGCGTCAAACAGACACTGAGCTTTGGCTTGAGTGGTGCTTTCTAGCTCCTCCCACTGCTTCTGCAGGCTGCTCATAGTCTCTGATACCGTCTGCTCCAGCTCAGGTTTCTCCTTTACTAACACCTTACCCTCCTacatgaacaacaacaacaaaaaaagtaattgcagTAGTTTTGACGTATGCAGTTCTGCTCATGAGTTCACATGctttgttgtttgtttatttagtttaaccCTGATGAAGCTATTTGGCAAATCCTGCATATTTACACATATCCCAGAAATCCCACAATTTTGACCACTGAATTTTCATGACATTTCCAGACTTTCCACACAAGAGTTAAGCATTTCCAcgacttttccaaaaaaaaattcacGAATTTCCATGACTTGAATCACCATTCAAAACCACTGGAAGAGATGTGCATGCGAATATACCTTGTCAATCTTGTCCAGCCAGTCTTTATTAGAGGCCAGCTCAGCCATGAAGGCCTGGTGTTTCTGCCACTTGCTGTGGAGGTTTCTAGCCTCATCATAGGACATGTCCTGAGCTGTTAACATTTTCTCATTTATCCATAAAGTCAGCTAAAGAGAGGGCATGGAAAAGAACACTTATTAAAACACACAAAAGCCAGAATTTGGCATCACAGGCTTTATCCTGTAGGTGATGCTGTGGTTCACTGGTCTCATATGAGAGCATTATCTTCATAATGTCAGTCAGAAGGACTCATAATGCAGGCAGTATAATGGATATATGTAGTCTTGTTTGCTCTTTACTTTATTACCTCTTGTCCATCCTGTAGGAAATGCTGCAGCTCTCTGTTGTCCTTCAGTTTAGCCAGCAGCTCATTGGAAGCTTCTTTGTTCTTCTGGTGTCTGAAGGAAATCGAAAGAGAACATGACATGAAAGACATGATGTTATCTGGAATGGATTTAATGGGTTTAATGGGGACCGACACATCATTAATGTACATCAGAATCAAATAATAGTAATGAATACTGCACATTTCCAGTTTAGTGCAGCTTCTTAAGTATGACTTGGCATTTTGAAATGATTGATTGTAGTATACACTACCGTTAGTGGTTGGTAAGATTGTTTTTTGATAAGTCTCTTATTCACATTTATTCAATaacaaatacagcaaaaactgtaatattgtgaaatattattacaatttaaaaaatatttcttaatttgatatattttagCTGATTTtccagtcattactccagtcttcagtgtcacatgatccttcagaaatcataatatgcTGACTTGGTGCCTGAGAAAGATTTGTCTTATCaacattgttgaaaacagttgtgttaattgatatttttgtagaaaatatattttctctCTCATTTGTGGCATTGtacaattactaaataaaaaaaaatactcataACATGATGATTTTGATCACACTATCCACCTCTGCTTCTAAACATGTCTTTTCATTTGTTCTGTTCCTGCTCACCTCTCCTGAATAGAGTCTGTCTTCTCCTGGATCTTGTCTGCATAGGTGTTGCCGTCAGACATGAGTCTCCGTCCAGACTCGACCACGCTGTTGATCTTTTCTTCATTGGCCTCCATGGTGGTGAGGAAGTCTTCGTGTTTCTTGATGGCCTCCACAGCCCCTTGTAGGCTGGAGGGCATTTCTGTGTGTGACAGAACATACTCCTGCAGGCAAAGAGACAGGAAACTGTTTTATTAGCTCTAAGGTTTAATCCACCAATCAAGAGTCATTATTTGCAGCTGAAATGGGCCCTTTCCCCAAAAGGTAGCAAAATATGGAATGTTTTTAGCATTTAGCTgtacagtaatcaagtaaaaCACGTGCAGTATCACAATCACACACCTGGCTATTAAGGAAGCCCTCTGCCTGTTTTGCATCTCGTAGCAAGGTTTGGAAATCAAAGGCTTGAGCGAGGACACAGTGGCGGCTCTCCCACATTCTCCTCAGCTCGTGCCAGCCAGTGTCCAACGCCTGCAACCTCTGGGCAAGGAACATGTGCTGGGCATCAGTCTGTCCCTGAGTCACCTAAACACAcatcatttattattttcattattttcaaatatttgttaaAACATATACCCTgtcattcaaaggtttgggggcAGTAagatatacttttattcagcaaagatgtattAAATTGACCGCAAAGACGTTAAAAAAGACATGTAGACATAAAAACATGTatcaaggtttccacaaaaatattaagcagcacaactgctttcaagtcaagccaatcagcatattagaatgatttctaaaggatcaggtgactttgaaaatctgtaatagctgctgaaaatcaGTTTTGCCGTTACATTTTAAGAAGTAGAAAACAGATATcctaaattgtatttaaaataagaatattaCCGTGTTTACTGGATTTTtatcatataaatgcagtcttggtagcataaaagacttctttcaaaaccaaGACATATTCCTGACCACAAACTTCTGAACAGTGGCagtaatgaattttttttttaaacttaaagtTTACACTAACTGACCTCAGCTCCAGTAGCTCTCATCTTCTCATAATCTTCCCTGTAATTATCTACTTCATTCTTTATGGCCTCATGTTGACCCAGCAGACGCTCTGCTTCCGCCAGAGATGTAGGTGTGTCCTCGGATGCCACGGTGGTCTGTGTACGTGACAGCCAGGCCTGGAAGTCATCGAGATCTCTAAGGAAGCCCTGAAGCTTAGAGGCTTCGCCCAACGACTCCTCGCGCCGTTTCATGGTGGCTCGAAGCTCCTCCCACACCTCCTGGATTTCAGCCAGTCGACCCTTGATCTCCTCCTCCTGCTCGGGGTGCTCAGATGCCAACTTCTCAGCCTCAGAACGCAGGTCATCCAGCTTACCCTGTGGAGAACAAAGCCAAAAGAGAATGCGTAAGAGAAAGGTAGCAGCTACAATGTCTTTATGGTTGTATTAGACATAACAATGTGTTTATTTTTACCTGTATAGCCTCCAGGTCTCTTTCCATACCAGTGAGCTTACGCTGCAGGGCCATGACTCCAGCCAGGTCATTTCCAAGGCTCTGTGTTGACTCTATGACCTTGGTCTTCTCCTTCATCCAGCTCTTGATTTCATTACACTCTAGATGATAGTTCTGGATATTCAATGCTGATTCTAGAGCTTGTTTGCGCTGGTTAGCCAGACTCTGGAAATCAGACCACCTGCAAAGGAGGGTAAGGAAGAAGCATGAGGCCATTTCTGCGTGAATCTGATTATTTAACTCGATCTGCTATTTGTGTTGGTGACTGTACCTGTTATTGAGTTGGTTCTGTGTCTGGTCAATCTGTTCTTTGTTGCGGTTGTCTGATCCAAGCAGCTGTTGAGCCACTTGATTGACATCAGAAATGCGAGCACCCAGTGTGTTCATCTCTGGCTCCAGAGTTTCAAACCTTCAgtccaaacaaaacaaaccaaaccatATTACACCAATATATGCTATATCAATAGGATTACCAAATCAAAACTCAGGCAGGCATCATTCTGTCTGTTCTCACCTTTGCTGGACCACCTCCAGATCCTCTAATTTGGTGGGAATCTCCATGTTGTGCAGCCACTGCTCTTTTTCTCCAACCCACAGCTGGCAGGCACTGGCTTCACTAAACATGCGATACAACGCAAGCGCACCATCTAAGGCCTGTCGCCATGACGACGACAACCACTCTAACTCTTCATAGCGCTGCTCTATCGCTGGGAGACGGCCTTCCACCTGGTAAAGCAAGAGAGAGAGATACATATTATAGGTAATATTCACTACCATTCAAACCATTTCATTCattactactgttcaaaagtttgtgggtCAGTAATATGCcttatttttgaaagaagtttttatgctcaccatggctgctttttttaaatcaaaaatacagttaaaacagtaaaattgtgaaatatacactgccgttcaaaagtttggggtaggTGAGACttggctttttttttaaagtctgttatgcttatcaaggctgcatttatttgatcaaaaatacagaaaaaacagtaatatgaacaatgttattagaatataaaataatggtttctattttaatatactttgaaatataatttatacctgtgatgcaaagctgaattttttatcacccattactccagtcttcagtgtcacatgatccttcagaaatcattctaatgtgctgatttatgaTTAGAATTATCCATGTTGACAACAGTTGTgttgttctttgatgaataaaacgttagaAACTAACAATGCAAGTCTTTACTaacacttctgatcaatttaacacattcttgctgaataaaagttttttttttttttttaaaggaaaataataaaaatgtactgacccctaaattttgaacagtagtgtatattgttagaaaagatatctattttaaataaatgttattcattaaagaatcctgaaaaagagtatcacaggttcccaaaaaatttaagcagcacaactgtttccagcactgataataaatcagtatattagaatgatttctattaataatgtgacactgaagactggagtaatgatgctgaaaattcatctttgattacaggaataaattattaatgtatattaaaacattattttacatggTGATAGTATTCCacaaatattccacaatattacatCCCAaattttgaacggcagtgtaattacattaaaaaaaaatgtttttttattttttattttaatgtattttaaaacaattttaatttccagtagccattactccagtcttcagtgtcacatgatccttgagaaatcattctaagatgctgattttatgtttaagaaatatttatttaatttattttatcagtgttgaaaacagtgctgcttaatatatttttgaaaactgtgacacatttttttcaggattctttgatgaatagaaagaacttTTTtagattataaattataaatgtctttactgtcacttctgatcaatttagcAAAACCTTgatgaacaaaagtattaatttctttaaaaaaaacaacaacttttgaacagttgaatcaaatataaaaaatagtaatTGATATTGCTTTTCAATTTGTAGTTAATGCATATTTTGTTctaatgtgtgtgttttgtgtaccTGTGGAGACTGTGCATATGCTTCAGGCAGTGTTGAGGCCTGTTCATGTAGTGAGTCGATGAGTGATCGGTGACTTTGAATCTCCTCCTCCACCTCTCTCTGCTTTCTGGCCAGAGTCTGTGTAGAAAACTCATCGTGGCCAACTTCTTGACTAGACACCTACAAACAGAAAACACAGAATAACAAAGATTCAATCTGGTGAATGAACAGATGAAATAGAGCTGGATAAATAGTCAAATAAGTAATAGCAAACAGTCAGATAAACctatatttgtgtttattttaccAGTCTTAGTGTTTCCAGTATCCAGGCCTCCATGTCGTTAGCGTCTGTCTGGAACTGATGGAAAGCTACAGACTCTTTCAGCCCCTGCTCATGCAATTGTGAAACCTGTAGAAAAAGAAAGTGTGATATTTAGTATAAGACTGTAATGCTGACACTTTAAAGTCTGAGCCATTCTCTAGAGCTTTACCTCCTCCAGGTGCGACCACTGTGCTCTCACGTCCTTGATTCGCTCTGTCACCTCAGGTGCTCCAAAGTGGCCTTCCTTCACCAGGGTCTCTCCACCAGCAATGCTGTTCCCCAGAGGGCCATACCGGGCTGCCATCTCGTCTCTGAAGGCCTCATGTTTAGACAGGAGGTGAAGAGCAGAGGTCAAGTCCTTTCCGTAGTCTCCTCCAGACAGAATCTGCTCTTGCTCTCGGATCCAGGCGGCCTCCTCTCCCAGCTCCCATAGGAACTGCCACAGCCTTCGCGAGTCGTCCAGTCGAGCTCGTCGATCCGCCGCCAGCTGGCCCAGTTCTCCATACGCTCGGCCCAGAAGATCCACCTTCTCTTCAACCAGAGTGGGGTCACATGGCTTATAATCTAAAAAGAGAGGAGAACCAATTGCGTTTGAATTTTGAGCGTACAACAGCCACGGTTGTGTATGTACAGGGAATATTCTCACTCTGTTCATCTGACGTAAATCTCTTCGCAGCGGCCTGCACAGCTTTGACTCGCTCAGCCTGTGCGGATATATCAGCTTCCACAAGTGTGTGTTTCTGCAGCAAGTCCTCCACATCATGAAGGTGTTTTCCACTGTCCTGAGATTGCAGACGActctaaacacacaaacaaaaacacacacaattagCTGTGgaaaacaaacaatcaaaaacaACACTATTTTGTAGCAGTAAAATACCTTCATGTCTTCCATCCAGTCCATGATGTAGCTCATCTCCTGTAGGAGGCGCTGCAGGTCTCTGTGTGCTATCAGCCTCTCTCGCCGTGACGCAAGTAATTCCTTCAGATACTCCCACAGTCTGAGGACGTTATCCCTCCGTGCCAGTATGCGCCGCACTTCATGATATCCCTCCGCCTCCAGTTCTCGAGCAACAGATTCTACGGCTGCTACGCGCTCACCGTACGCCTGGATGTCTGTCTCAATGGCCTCGTGTTTGCGAGTGGCTGCTTCCACAGCACCCAGTTCAACACCAAAATTGTCCTAAAGGCAACAAAGTTTTATGTTACTTCCATCTCACATTAAACTACACATATTGTTTTTAGTGTTATCTATGTCACCTGTGAGACCAGCCGCTGGTTTTCGCTGAGCCAGGTTTCTCTCATGGCTGCTTTGCGGTCAAAACGTGCAGCCAACATCTCCAGCTTCTCCTGACGAATCAGCTCATTTCTCAGTGCCAACTCCCTCTCGTGTTCCGCTTTCTCCAGCCTCTCCCATGCCTTTTCAGACAAGCAGTATACACAAACTGGCCATGAGCATCACTCAAACATCAAGTTAATGTTTGTGTAGCTTCAAAGTAGAGGATCATTTGATGTGTACATACCTTGTTGATGTCAGAGATGAGTTTTCCCTCTCGTGGCATGTAGACTTTCTGATTGTTTGCTCTCATTTTACTCTGAATGGTGAAGAGCAAAACCTCCAAATTTCCCTTTTCAGTGAATCTGTCAAACACATACAGGATTAAAGCTTCGTGTCTAGTATGGATGTCTAAAAtgtagggatgtaatgatattatcaatatcatgataacgcaatagcaaaactgtctttATATTATTGAGGTCACATGaagatatgaaacgataggtcttccgggcaaaaaaGTTCTGTTTTAGGTCATTATGCTTTGCTAgagtatctgtcaaacgaactaatACCAAAAGCACAATATGACTTCCAACAAGTGTTTTTGCTGTGCGTTTCAAAGCAAAGCGTGCACTTCGTTCAGGcaatcagcttgtgatccggtgttttctgtgACTGTTCACAGTGAAAgaagtgaacttgtttattgcatgtgctgtaatTTTAgatgtaattaatttaaatttttgcatTTGAGAACGGCCACGGTTATGCTTTATTTCcacagcagatgattacagcattttgcACGTATTTTAATtttcctactgtagtgtaaagcaaaaataatatacttacaaaatatttatttttaatttgtttagctttctaaaacaccagtgtgaatgtaatttagactaagacagtataccacaaaaaaaagagggttgagtcccctttaaagtttagGTAAGTCAATGTACTGACTTTTGTCTGActtaagaacatgggttgaagctcttcattttgaactcttagggtgtgttcacacttgtcatgttagGTTTGATTAAAACGTACTCTGGTGCGACTGCGgtttatttgagtaagtgtgaatgctgccatctgaaccctggtgtgcaccaaacaagcggacagaggctgctaaaaagatgggtctagTCTTCAtctaaacaaactctggtgcgattgctctgttagtgcagtttatttgagtaagtgtgaatgctgccattcgaaccctggtgcgcaccaaacaagcagaccgagaccgctaaaaagatggaaCTAAACTAAAAAGATTCAAACTGCACCAGACTGAGACCCATCTTCTTAGTGGTGCGGTTCGAattaaatatgaacgcaacacggaccaaatactcCTAAACGAACCCAAAACAGGAAGTTCCGatgctatgcaacatgatttcatgaagggaacaagcagtgtttccaaaacaaaatgagcagagggcaaacctGGTGCAACGAAGAGGTAAAGTGtctttttatgagctctttgtgagtttgcaagcagtgaaaataaaatcatacacaCAACAATGAGCGCGCTTAGCCCAGTTGACGGCACTGcgtgtattcgacttaaagcggcgatcagcagaccgatcagtgaatgggtacttcAGTGTCATACACCCGCAACGCCGCTTTATgtcgaacgcaccttttcctttaGTTTGGTGTGTACGGTGAGTTCCATCATGAAACATatgtcattcaacccgaccaatcaggttgtgaacgtattaCTATGCCTTTAGACCAGAAGACCAGAAATGTGCATTAAAAAGTAAATAGGATCAAACTTGACTTTCTATTGCCTTTACATCACTCTTTTACAGTATTATTTTGCCATTGTGGACATCACTCACTTAGGTGGTTTCTCCACAGTGCGGTATGTGTTGAAGGCCTGTAGTTGGTTCTGAACCGCACTCAGCGAGTTAGCGAGCTGACGGTCATTAAGGGTAACGATGGTTTGTTCAATCCACTGCAGCAGCTCTGAGGCCAGGGTTTCATATTTCTCTATCAGCTGATCTGCTTCGATAGCATAGTCCAGCACCTACAGAAACAAATACACCCCTATTCACTTCACGGAATAATGACCCACACTTACAGAAACACTTCAGGAAATGGCTATGTAAACATAAGGGTAGACTGTAATTCTCTCTCGCTCTCCATGTACCTTGCCGATTCTCTTGCCCTCTACGGCGAGCGCCTTCATCTTGCTGAAGTAGTGGTAGTATGTGGCCACATATGTGATGATGGACTTTTCATCAGGCTGATCAACATTTACGTCTAAAGTTTGAGAGATAAGACAAACACATCAGCTAGTTGTTAATAAATAATATGTTCATTCATTTGGCAAATGTGGTCTTTCTAGACACCCGTTTCTGTGTGTATCAGAGTGTATTGTTTATTATGTGGTTAAAATTATGCATGTATTTGCCCTTTATGCCCATATGTGTATCTCACCCTCTGGATCCAGCAGCTTGGTAAGACCCAGCTCCTTCTCTGCCACATTAAAGGCATTCTGCAGGTTATAATGGGCATTAGAGCGCTTGAGATTATCAAAGTCAATCAAGTCTGACCTAAGAATGAGAAAAAGAGAAGAAAATCAACAAGAATGTcattttaagcttttaaaacacaGGACATTGAGTTTGTTAAAACCCTGCAATACACTTTTCCAACAAAAGAGGGAAGCACTCCAACACTGCCATGAGAGAGTGAGGGATTTTCTCTACTTATTTAGGTCAACTTAAtgtaacttttattttttctgttcttCTGCATGAAAAATTACAGAAAGAACAAGGCTGCTGTGCGACAGTTAAGAGGAAAAGAGAAAAAATGAGAAGCTAGTGGGATTGCTGAGGATGAGAAGAGCAGGAAATCCTACTGGGCCCAATTAGTTTATAATGAAATTATTTCTTAGGAAGAAGAAAGAggaaatatacaaatatacaaaatcaTACAATACTCTACAATATACAGTAAACACAGCTGGGGCCGTTTAAAGGCTTCTATTTTGCATTTAATGTCTCAGTCATGGCTGGACTGGCCATCGGGCATACCGGGCATTTTCCCGGTGGGCCGATGGTGATTTTGTGGgccgatgttttttttttttttttttaacggtataaaccagggctattcaattggcggcccgccaatcatcttcgtccggcccgagggagaagaacgcgcaggtggcttgaattgtttttgcattaattagtttgtccactaggcggcaacactggcccgggccagccaaaaaagaaaagcaagagagctaaaaacatcaacaatctaccggagaccgcaacatcaatagacgggagatttgacaagcgcttgtaaggctccagactgtgaccaaatggtcgcatttttctgccggtgcgactaaattttgtgagcggttgCACTGGCGCGGCCACTGAGTTactcaactcataagcgctgttatttctatttcatatgagaaaaataaaacggcaaacaaaacgaaagagaaaccaaacgTTTATCAGCTCGGAGCGCAATGCAAACACACTTGTCCGAGCTCAGAACAGCCATTACTCGGGAACCAAAGTTAATTTCGTGACACTATTACTGCACAGTGCTTCGAGATCCAGTGAGAAGTGTTTAAATTCGcacagaatgaattaaggttgctgcgaaatccagtgagaatcattcagctcaattctgctcagaattctgttataaacCGCGCTGAGATAGGCTATGTCAGACGCCAACGCCAACTTAATAcagtattcatttcagggtttgtacaaccttttgagagagaaattcaagcacttttcaatgataTTCAAGCATTTTGAACAAACATTtctagcactttaaagctcttataatccaatttgaatgttattttgatggccaaaatatactttgtggtaaacaaagacttgtgtaaaattaaaaatacatcaaatcacaattataatCAGTGTATGGCAATCATAATTTAtatagtttatgcatatacaatttgtagtttatgtgaagattgttttaaaatcacctaaattaaaagttgttatatatttcagagcctattaaaatggtgaaaatattggctttcaatactactgtaatgttgaattgacataatatgtaaaactgagaaaattcatttaatagagacactagtagcagtattgatatcaatattttattaataataggtTACTTGGTAAAAAAAAGGTgccattaaacatatttaaaatatactttgttgtttctaccttaatttggaggttcagtgtgaaattatgacaatatgtatatgtaaatatgcgattaatcatgattaattacggaaaaatgtgatttttttttcaaaaaaaaatttaattgattgacagacagcactaatgttaaccttttatagatgttggtgttggtaatattagttcattttagtgaatatgcatttcaatttaattgtatAGGCTCCCCCAGAAagagatcgggacggcccccacccccttggcccccttcaaattttcagttcgataatccggccgtcaaatgaatctaattgaatagccctggtataaaatattaaaaggtggtggattggccaattgGTCATGATCGACTCTGGGCTGGACCAATTACAGCCGAGGAGGTCggatgaccccgcccccttgcttgGGCAACAATACCTAGTGGGCCGGTCTCTAGTCAAAATGCCCGGGCCGATTTTttgtcccagtccagccctggtctcagtaataataattacaaatgatAAAAATCCTTCTTTTGCTGTAATGACAGCATGTTGTCCAAAAATATAGACTTCCAGTGAATAGGCTTTTACACAATCTCTCAGAAATTCTTTCAACTTCTGCATTTACATGCATTTTTGCAGAACAAAGTTAAAATTCCAGAATGCCGCTGGTG
Protein-coding regions in this window:
- the sptbn2 gene encoding spectrin family protein isoform X2 is translated as MSTISPTDFDSVEIQQQYNDINNRWDIAAETEWDNENSSARLFERSRIKALAGQNMDFEPREPEPCLSPAAFVNQVQYSNILEGRFKQLQDEREAVQKKTFTKWVNSHLGRVTCRIGDLYTDLRDGRMLIRLLEVLSGEQLPKPTKGRMRIHCLENVDKALQFLKEQKVHLENMGSHDIVDGNHRLTLGLIWTIILRFQIQDISVETEDNKEKKSAKDALLLWCQMKTAGYPNVNVHNFTTSWRDGLAFNAIVHKHRSDLIDFDNLKRSNAHYNLQNAFNVAEKELGLTKLLDPEDVNVDQPDEKSIITYVATYYHYFSKMKALAVEGKRIGKVLDYAIEADQLIEKYETLASELLQWIEQTIVTLNDRQLANSLSAVQNQLQAFNTYRTVEKPPKFTEKGNLEVLLFTIQSKMRANNQKVYMPREGKLISDINKAWERLEKAEHERELALRNELIRQEKLEMLAARFDRKAAMRETWLSENQRLVSQDNFGVELGAVEAATRKHEAIETDIQAYGERVAAVESVARELEAEGYHEVRRILARRDNVLRLWEYLKELLASRRERLIAHRDLQRLLQEMSYIMDWMEDMKSRLQSQDSGKHLHDVEDLLQKHTLVEADISAQAERVKAVQAAAKRFTSDEQNYKPCDPTLVEEKVDLLGRAYGELGQLAADRRARLDDSRRLWQFLWELGEEAAWIREQEQILSGGDYGKDLTSALHLLSKHEAFRDEMAARYGPLGNSIAGGETLVKEGHFGAPEVTERIKDVRAQWSHLEEVSQLHEQGLKESVAFHQFQTDANDMEAWILETLRLVSSQEVGHDEFSTQTLARKQREVEEEIQSHRSLIDSLHEQASTLPEAYAQSPQVEGRLPAIEQRYEELEWLSSSWRQALDGALALYRMFSEASACQLWVGEKEQWLHNMEIPTKLEDLEVVQQRFETLEPEMNTLGARISDVNQVAQQLLGSDNRNKEQIDQTQNQLNNRWSDFQSLANQRKQALESALNIQNYHLECNEIKSWMKEKTKVIESTQSLGNDLAGVMALQRKLTGMERDLEAIQGKLDDLRSEAEKLASEHPEQEEEIKGRLAEIQEVWEELRATMKRREESLGEASKLQGFLRDLDDFQAWLSRTQTTVASEDTPTSLAEAERLLGQHEAIKNEVDNYREDYEKMRATGAEVTQGQTDAQHMFLAQRLQALDTGWHELRRMWESRHCVLAQAFDFQTLLRDAKQAEGFLNSQEYVLSHTEMPSSLQGAVEAIKKHEDFLTTMEANEEKINSVVESGRRLMSDGNTYADKIQEKTDSIQERHQKNKEASNELLAKLKDNRELQHFLQDGQELTLWINEKMLTAQDMSYDEARNLHSKWQKHQAFMAELASNKDWLDKIDKEGKVLVKEKPELEQTVSETMSSLQKQWEELESTTQAKAQCLFDANRAELFTQSCSALDSWLQNLSSQLQSDDFGKDLTSVNILLKKHQMLEHQMEVREKEVQSLQTQALALAQEDSGIMEVDGQQRRVTDSFSQLQDPLKERRQRLLASKEAHQFNRDLEDEILWVKERMPLATSTDHGKDLPSVQLLIKKNQTLQKEIQGHQPRIDDIQAHGRSMSPGKESEMDRERRTALDGRLAELRELWALLISETEQRNLRLEEANRAQQFYADAAEAEAWMGEQELHMMSEEKAKDEQSALVMVKKHQILEQALEDYAQTIHQLANSSRLMVNSEHPESERITLRQAQVDKLYAGLKDLAEERRGKLQERLRLTQLKREVDDLEQWIAEREVVAGSHELGQDYEHVTMLRDKFREFARDTSTIGQERVDAVNAQADELIESGHPENASVAEWKDGLNEAWADLLELIDTRTQMLAASYELHRFHQDAREALGLIREKKETLAGAELGRDLNTVQHLLRQHTAYEHDVQALSGQVTQVQDDAARLQKAYAGEKADEIHRHERAVTEAWEGLQSATQARRLLLLDTVEKFRFLNMVRDLMLWMEGINLQIQSHDSPRDVSSAGLVIANHQDIKSEIETRADSFTACSEMGRTLINNNHYASDEIQEKLDQLQAKRTEINQKWQEKMDHLQIVLEVLQFSRDASMAESWLAGQEPLVRAAELGSNVDEVESLIKRHEAFEKLAAGWEDRFTQLEKLTTLEEQEIQRRKEEEERARRPPTPPPVEEVVQSEINDSAARTSLDQTTLNQSVSVNGVYSDQDTSQGSESESVNGPGRDSGLDSASRQDPSATLPGRGAEATTEAMEGILCRKQEMESHNKKAGTRSWQNVYCVLRKGSLGFYKDNKSASNGIPYHGEVPISLNEAVCEVAHDYKKRKHVFKLRLGDGKEYLFQAKDEAEMSSWIRAIQSSMSSAERSPGGTRGLSRAMTMPPMSPSSGEAGGVTMRNKDGKERDREKRFSFFGKKK